From one Streptomyces chromofuscus genomic stretch:
- a CDS encoding spermine/spermidine synthase domain-containing protein, translated as MPTEYDIPEVLDRREGPHGEVVLRRHGALLQIIANGCFLMDTSDGRSERLLVDAALDALDGRPDPRVLIGGLGVGFSLAHASGNPRWGRITVVERERAVIDWHRAGPLSAVSGNALADPRTRIVEADLLDYVNETSDTFDALCLDIDNGPDWTVTEANAGLYSKAGLAGCARVLRPGGVLAVWSAKPSPEFEGTLWNAGFRHVRTEEMPVARGVPDVVHLGVRPE; from the coding sequence ATGCCCACCGAATACGACATCCCCGAAGTCCTGGACCGTCGTGAGGGCCCGCACGGCGAGGTCGTGCTGCGGCGGCACGGGGCGTTGCTGCAGATCATCGCCAACGGCTGTTTCCTGATGGACACATCGGACGGGCGTTCGGAACGCCTGCTGGTCGACGCGGCTCTCGACGCCCTCGACGGCCGTCCCGACCCCCGGGTGCTGATCGGCGGCCTCGGCGTCGGATTCTCGCTCGCACATGCCTCGGGCAACCCGCGTTGGGGCCGGATCACGGTGGTCGAGCGGGAGCGCGCGGTCATTGACTGGCACCGCGCGGGGCCGCTTTCCGCGGTGTCCGGCAATGCGCTGGCCGACCCGCGTACACGGATCGTCGAAGCGGATCTGCTCGATTACGTCAATGAGACTTCCGACACGTTCGACGCGCTGTGCCTGGACATCGACAACGGGCCCGACTGGACCGTCACCGAGGCCAACGCGGGGCTGTACTCGAAGGCCGGACTCGCAGGCTGCGCAAGGGTGTTGAGGCCCGGAGGGGTGCTCGCCGTATGGTCGGCGAAACCCTCCCCGGAATTTGAAGGAACCTTGTGGAATGCCGGTTTCCGGCATGTGCGTACCGAAGAGATGCCCGTTGCCCGGGGCGTTCCCGACGTCGTGCACCTCGGCGTCCGACCTGAATAG
- a CDS encoding sensor histidine kinase: protein MQKTRPRRTGKQTASEGGAERTPVGKGRPTHVRNRLIVAVAVVAAAIAGAGTPSVIAASGQLGDSQELVTLSGRTQDALALAHSLADERDEVVSYVAAGRPESKAPSEQRSARVDRQVEELRADTDTPAGLRSDLDAVAAVRRAALTGKSTALEAHEAYSDAIAELHHLAEDLAEQLPPRAGSGAYALAELDTAVQQAAATRGLLLAALSVPSTTQTVYDPVTGLPTETRVSSEADSKQRAALTAAAQQARLRSESALADFHDTATKAARGTYDSTVTGPEVNSADEYLAALTDQPTLSDEELGTSADKLNAALTARVELMRGVEASLYERRTTALEQLRDDDVTALEIRIAILGALMLLAVGVATGMARSLTRPLAVLRLGSARLAGAEAPATEEPVKFTGRNDEFAQVVRSVNALHAHAVALHERLATLESDRKHLVGQRQRMADAREELRAELADSAAQLERLRDSIGGTFVNLALRTLGLVERQLGVIEGLEEREQDPERLATLFKLDHFATVMRRHSENLLVLAGTEHVQQHAGPVPMVDVVRAAVSEIERYERVRITALPPHAHIAGFAADDLSHLLAELLENATSFSPPDLPVEISGWLLENGEVMLSVQDEGIGMTEERMTRLNTRLADFDPESPYDQEGEDGLGLGLYVVARLAHRHGVRVQLREQKQGGIAAVVVLPQSLLAEATPAAVPSPTPASLSESAQGFSLPGADAEANSNVLHGRSKNGDPLVALAERAVQAQEPTAAREAPESPAETTMELMLPEQPGELGKLRETERDPGADHAPELAAERDPGADNTPEGRAEGDLGADHAPERAAERDLSANSALEGRAEGDLGADHAPELAAERDPGADSTPEGRAEGDLGADHAPERAAERDLSANSALEGRAEGDLGADHAPERAAERDPGADSTPEGRAEGDLGADHAPERAAERDPGADSTPEGRAEGDLGADHAPEPAAAPSRPAVPAPADPYAIGPDTHERTPDEGDEPELVTDKGLPKRTPKINAPASAPRPRTGSVDAEALRRRLGGFRQGAEAGRRDVETEIAERTGQTETPSAPARHTATTEAVAGDPATSGATPRDAAGTTARAHAHAEESTGGTVEEASS from the coding sequence GTGCAGAAGACGCGGCCTCGGCGCACAGGCAAGCAGACGGCCTCCGAGGGGGGCGCGGAGCGCACCCCTGTCGGCAAGGGCCGCCCGACCCACGTGCGCAACCGGCTCATCGTGGCCGTGGCGGTCGTGGCCGCCGCCATCGCCGGCGCGGGCACGCCCTCCGTGATCGCCGCCTCCGGGCAGCTCGGGGACAGCCAGGAACTGGTGACGCTGAGCGGGCGGACGCAGGACGCCCTCGCCCTCGCCCACTCCCTCGCCGACGAGCGCGACGAGGTCGTGTCCTACGTCGCTGCCGGGCGGCCCGAGTCCAAGGCGCCCTCGGAGCAGCGCAGCGCGCGGGTGGACCGGCAGGTCGAGGAGCTGCGCGCCGACACCGACACCCCGGCCGGGCTCCGCTCGGACCTGGACGCCGTCGCGGCCGTGCGAAGAGCGGCGCTCACCGGAAAGAGCACCGCTCTCGAAGCGCACGAGGCGTACTCCGACGCCATCGCCGAACTTCACCACCTCGCCGAGGACCTGGCCGAACAGCTCCCGCCCCGCGCGGGCTCCGGCGCCTACGCCCTCGCCGAACTCGACACCGCCGTTCAGCAGGCGGCCGCCACCCGAGGCCTGCTCCTCGCCGCCCTGAGCGTGCCCAGCACCACCCAGACGGTCTACGACCCCGTCACCGGCCTGCCCACCGAGACCAGGGTCTCCTCCGAGGCCGACAGCAAGCAGCGAGCCGCCCTCACCGCCGCCGCCCAGCAGGCCCGGTTGCGCTCGGAGTCCGCGCTCGCCGACTTCCACGACACCGCCACCAAGGCCGCCCGCGGCACGTACGACTCCACGGTCACCGGTCCCGAGGTCAACTCCGCCGACGAGTACCTCGCCGCCCTCACCGACCAGCCCACCCTCTCCGACGAGGAACTCGGCACCAGCGCCGACAAGCTGAACGCCGCCCTCACCGCCCGCGTCGAGCTGATGCGCGGCGTCGAGGCCTCCCTCTACGAGCGCCGCACCACCGCGCTGGAGCAACTGCGCGACGACGACGTCACCGCCCTCGAGATCCGCATCGCGATCCTCGGCGCCCTGATGCTGCTCGCCGTCGGCGTCGCCACCGGCATGGCCCGCAGCCTCACCCGCCCGCTCGCCGTGCTGCGCCTCGGATCCGCCCGGCTGGCCGGCGCCGAGGCCCCGGCCACCGAGGAACCGGTGAAGTTCACCGGCCGCAACGACGAGTTCGCCCAGGTCGTCCGCTCCGTCAACGCCCTGCACGCGCACGCCGTCGCCCTGCACGAGCGGCTCGCCACGCTGGAGTCCGACCGCAAGCACCTGGTCGGCCAGCGGCAGAGGATGGCCGACGCACGCGAGGAGCTGCGCGCCGAACTCGCCGACTCCGCCGCCCAGCTGGAGCGGCTGCGCGACAGCATCGGCGGCACCTTCGTCAACCTCGCGCTGCGCACCCTCGGCCTGGTCGAACGCCAACTGGGCGTCATCGAGGGCCTGGAGGAGCGGGAGCAGGACCCCGAGCGGCTCGCCACGCTGTTCAAGCTCGACCACTTCGCCACCGTCATGCGCCGGCACAGCGAGAACCTGCTCGTGCTGGCCGGCACCGAACACGTCCAGCAGCACGCGGGCCCGGTCCCGATGGTGGACGTCGTGCGGGCCGCGGTCAGCGAGATCGAGCGGTACGAGCGGGTGCGGATCACCGCGCTGCCCCCGCACGCGCACATCGCCGGGTTCGCCGCGGACGACCTGTCCCACCTGCTGGCCGAACTCCTGGAGAACGCCACCTCCTTCTCCCCGCCCGACCTGCCCGTCGAGATCTCCGGCTGGCTGCTGGAGAACGGCGAGGTGATGCTCTCCGTCCAGGACGAGGGCATCGGCATGACCGAAGAGCGGATGACCCGGCTCAACACCCGGCTCGCCGACTTCGACCCCGAGTCGCCGTACGACCAGGAGGGCGAGGACGGGCTCGGGCTCGGCCTGTACGTCGTCGCCCGGCTCGCCCACCGGCACGGGGTGCGCGTGCAGTTGCGCGAGCAGAAGCAGGGCGGCATCGCGGCGGTCGTGGTCCTGCCCCAGTCCCTGCTCGCCGAGGCCACGCCCGCCGCCGTCCCGTCGCCCACGCCCGCGTCCCTCTCCGAGAGCGCGCAGGGCTTCTCCTTGCCCGGCGCCGACGCGGAGGCCAACTCCAACGTCCTGCACGGCCGCTCGAAGAACGGCGACCCGCTGGTGGCGCTGGCGGAGCGCGCGGTACAGGCGCAGGAGCCGACGGCCGCACGGGAGGCCCCGGAGTCCCCGGCCGAGACGACGATGGAGCTGATGCTCCCGGAGCAGCCGGGCGAGCTGGGCAAGCTCCGGGAAACGGAGCGGGACCCGGGCGCCGACCACGCCCCGGAGCTCGCGGCGGAGCGGGACCCGGGCGCCGACAACACCCCGGAGGGTAGGGCTGAGGGTGACCTGGGCGCCGACCACGCCCCGGAGCGCGCGGCGGAGCGGGATCTGAGTGCCAACAGCGCCTTGGAGGGTAGGGCTGAGGGTGACCTGGGCGCCGACCACGCCCCGGAGCTCGCGGCGGAGCGGGACCCGGGCGCCGACAGCACCCCGGAGGGTAGGGCTGAGGGTGACCTGGGCGCCGACCACGCCCCGGAGCGCGCGGCGGAGCGGGATCTGAGTGCCAACAGCGCCTTGGAGGGTAGGGCTGAGGGTGACCTGGGCGCCGACCACGCCCCGGAGCGCGCGGCGGAGCGGGACCCGGGCGCCGACAGCACCCCGGAGGGTAGGGCTGAGGGTGACCTGGGCGCCGACCACGCCCCGGAGCGCGCGGCGGAGCGGGACCCGGGCGCCGACAGCACCCCGGAGGGTAGGGCTGAGGGTGACCTGGGCGCCGACCACGCCCCGGAGCCTGCCGCGGCCCCGTCGCGGCCCGCCGTCCCGGCCCCCGCCGACCCCTACGCCATCGGCCCCGACACGCACGAGCGCACCCCCGACGAGGGGGACGAGCCCGAACTCGTCACCGACAAGGGGCTGCCCAAGCGCACGCCGAAGATCAACGCGCCCGCGTCGGCGCCCCGGCCGCGCACCGGGTCCGTCGACGCCGAGGCGCTGCGCCGCCGCCTGGGCGGATTCCGCCAGGGCGCGGAGGCCGGCCGGCGGGACGTCGAGACGGAGATCGCCGAGCGCACCGGCCAGACGGAGACGCCGTCCGCCCCGGCGCGCCACACGGCCACCACGGAAGCTGTGGCCGGTGACCCGGCGACGTCCGGGGCCACACCGCGCGACGCCGCCGGGACGACTGCCCGCGCACACGCACACGCCGAAGAATCCACGGGGGGCACCGTCGAGGAGGCAAGCAGTTGA
- a CDS encoding protein phosphatase 2C domain-containing protein, with product MRTELASRPGDPARPNEDFASVGLPACGQGGSLVVLDGVTPPRDGTGCRHSVHWYTARLGGALTELTVSLPDVPLPEALARAIARTAEAHGGTCDLSHPRTPQATVALARWSQETVEYLVLSDSVLLVESPDGLVTPCLDDRLARLPRATLATDALVDATVRNKEGGFFTAAADPSVAGRAVTGALPRGEVRALAALTDGATRWTETFREGDWTDLFTLVRKQGVEALVDRVRALETADRDERTYLGRNKTHDDATAVYVEL from the coding sequence ATGCGTACGGAACTCGCCTCCCGGCCGGGAGACCCGGCCCGCCCCAACGAGGACTTCGCCAGTGTCGGGCTACCCGCCTGCGGACAGGGCGGTTCCCTCGTGGTGCTGGACGGAGTGACCCCGCCGAGGGACGGCACCGGCTGTCGGCATTCCGTTCACTGGTACACCGCCCGCCTGGGCGGGGCCCTGACCGAACTGACCGTTTCACTCCCGGATGTTCCCCTGCCCGAGGCCCTGGCCCGCGCCATAGCGCGCACCGCCGAGGCACACGGGGGAACCTGTGACCTTTCTCACCCACGAACCCCGCAGGCGACCGTGGCCCTCGCCCGCTGGTCGCAGGAGACCGTCGAGTACCTGGTCCTGTCCGACTCGGTCCTGCTGGTGGAGTCGCCCGACGGCCTGGTCACCCCCTGTCTCGACGACCGCCTGGCCCGGCTCCCCCGGGCGACCCTGGCCACCGACGCCCTGGTCGACGCGACGGTCCGCAACAAGGAGGGCGGCTTCTTCACGGCCGCGGCGGATCCCTCGGTGGCCGGGCGGGCGGTGACCGGAGCGCTGCCGCGCGGCGAGGTGCGGGCCCTGGCCGCGCTGACGGACGGCGCGACCCGGTGGACGGAGACGTTCCGCGAGGGCGACTGGACGGACCTGTTCACCCTCGTCCGCAAGCAGGGCGTCGAGGCCCTGGTCGACCGCGTACGGGCCCTGGAGACCGCCGACCGTGACGAGCGGACGTACCTCGGCCGGAACAAGACCCACGACGACGCGACGGCGGTCTACGTGGAGCTGTGA
- the lon gene encoding endopeptidase La, producing MASTSTPLTLPVLPLDGEVVLPGMVVPLDLSDADVRAAVEAAQAAARSEPGKPKVLLVPRVDGTYASTGVLGTVEQVGRLADGDPGALIRGRSRVRIGAGTTGPGAALWVEGTSIDESVPDPAPGHVAELVKEYKALATAWLKKRGAWQVVDRVQAIDDVSALADNSGYSPFLTLDQKIELLETADPVARLKLATQQLRDHLAEQDVAETIAKDVQEGVDKQQREFLLRRQLEAVRKELRELNGEKEGEESDDYRSRVEAADLPEKVREAALKEVEKLERASDQSPEGSWIRTWLDTVLELPWNERTEDAYDIQGAKAVLDAEHAGLEDVKERITEYLAVRKRRAERGLGVVGGRRGGAVLALVGPPGVGKTSLGESVAHAMGRKFVRVALGGVRDEAEIRGHRRTYVGALPGRIVRAIKEAGSMNPVVLLDEIDKVGSDFRGDPAAALLEVLDPAQNHTFRDHYLEVELDLSDVVFLATANVLEAIPEALLDRMELVRLDGYTEDEKVVIARDHLVPRQLERAGLDKDEVTLDESALRKLAGEYTREAGVRNLERSVARLLRKVAAQHELGEQELPFTVTDEHLRDLIGRPHHVPESAQDPAERRTSVPGVATGLAVTGAGGDVLYVEASLADPETGAAGLTLTGQLGDVMKESAQIALSFLRSHGAELELPVADLKDRGVHIHFPAGAVPKDGPSAGITMTTALASLLSGRQVRTDVAMTGEVSLTGRVLPIGGVKQKLLAAHRAGVTTVIIPKRNEPDLDDVPDEVLDKLDVHTVTDVRQVLELALSPATSGVAPEVPVAA from the coding sequence ATGGCTTCGACGTCCACACCGCTCACCCTGCCCGTGCTGCCGCTCGACGGCGAGGTCGTGCTGCCGGGGATGGTGGTTCCGCTGGACCTGAGCGACGCAGATGTCCGGGCCGCGGTGGAGGCCGCGCAGGCCGCCGCCCGATCGGAGCCCGGAAAGCCCAAGGTGCTGCTGGTGCCCCGGGTCGACGGCACCTACGCGAGCACGGGTGTGCTGGGCACGGTCGAGCAGGTCGGGCGGCTCGCCGACGGCGACCCGGGCGCCCTGATCCGGGGCCGGAGCCGGGTGCGGATCGGCGCCGGGACCACCGGGCCGGGTGCGGCGCTGTGGGTCGAGGGCACCAGCATCGACGAGAGCGTGCCGGACCCGGCGCCCGGGCACGTCGCCGAGCTGGTCAAGGAGTACAAGGCGCTGGCCACCGCCTGGCTGAAGAAGCGCGGTGCCTGGCAGGTCGTCGACCGGGTGCAGGCCATCGACGACGTCTCCGCCCTCGCCGACAATTCGGGCTACTCGCCCTTCCTGACCCTCGACCAGAAGATCGAGCTGCTGGAGACCGCCGACCCGGTCGCCCGTCTGAAGCTCGCCACCCAGCAGCTGCGCGACCACCTCGCCGAGCAGGACGTCGCCGAGACCATCGCCAAGGACGTCCAGGAGGGCGTCGACAAGCAGCAGCGGGAGTTCCTGCTGCGGCGGCAGCTGGAGGCCGTGCGCAAGGAGCTGCGCGAGCTGAACGGCGAGAAGGAGGGCGAGGAGTCGGACGACTACCGGTCCCGCGTCGAGGCCGCCGACCTGCCCGAGAAGGTGCGTGAGGCGGCGCTGAAGGAGGTCGAGAAGCTGGAGCGGGCCTCCGACCAGTCGCCCGAGGGATCGTGGATCCGCACCTGGCTCGACACCGTGCTCGAACTGCCGTGGAACGAGCGGACCGAGGACGCGTACGACATCCAGGGCGCGAAGGCCGTGCTGGACGCCGAGCACGCCGGTCTGGAGGACGTGAAGGAGCGCATCACCGAGTACCTGGCGGTGCGCAAGCGGCGTGCCGAGCGCGGACTCGGGGTCGTCGGCGGGCGGCGCGGCGGTGCCGTACTGGCCCTGGTGGGCCCGCCGGGCGTCGGCAAGACCAGCCTCGGCGAGTCCGTGGCGCACGCCATGGGCCGCAAGTTCGTCCGCGTCGCCCTGGGCGGCGTGCGCGACGAGGCCGAGATCCGCGGCCACCGCCGTACGTACGTCGGCGCGCTGCCCGGCCGGATCGTCCGCGCCATCAAGGAGGCCGGGTCGATGAACCCGGTCGTGCTGCTGGACGAGATCGACAAGGTGGGGTCGGACTTCCGCGGCGACCCCGCCGCGGCCCTGCTGGAGGTGCTGGACCCGGCGCAGAACCACACCTTCCGCGACCACTACCTGGAAGTGGAACTCGACCTGTCCGACGTCGTCTTCCTCGCCACCGCCAACGTGCTGGAGGCCATCCCGGAGGCCCTGCTCGACCGCATGGAGCTGGTCCGCCTCGACGGCTACACCGAGGACGAGAAGGTCGTCATCGCCCGTGACCACCTGGTGCCGCGTCAGCTGGAGCGCGCCGGCCTGGACAAGGACGAGGTGACCCTCGACGAGAGCGCGCTGCGCAAGCTGGCCGGCGAGTACACGCGCGAGGCGGGCGTGCGCAACCTGGAGCGGTCCGTCGCACGGCTGCTGCGCAAGGTGGCCGCCCAGCACGAACTGGGTGAGCAGGAGCTGCCGTTCACCGTCACGGACGAGCACCTGCGCGACCTGATCGGTCGGCCGCACCACGTTCCCGAGTCCGCCCAGGACCCGGCGGAGCGGCGCACCTCGGTGCCGGGCGTGGCCACCGGACTCGCGGTCACGGGCGCCGGCGGCGACGTGCTGTACGTCGAGGCCTCGCTGGCCGACCCCGAGACGGGCGCGGCGGGCCTGACGCTGACGGGCCAGCTGGGCGACGTGATGAAGGAGAGCGCGCAGATCGCGCTGTCGTTCCTGCGCAGCCACGGGGCCGAGCTGGAGCTGCCGGTCGCCGACCTGAAGGACCGGGGCGTGCACATCCACTTCCCGGCGGGCGCGGTGCCGAAGGACGGCCCGAGCGCGGGCATCACCATGACCACCGCGCTGGCCTCGCTGCTCTCCGGGCGCCAGGTCCGCACCGACGTGGCGATGACCGGTGAGGTCTCGCTCACCGGCCGGGTGCTGCCCATCGGCGGGGTGAAGCAGAAGCTGCTCGCCGCGCACCGGGCGGGCGTCACCACCGTGATCATCCCCAAGCGCAACGAGCCCGACCTGGACGACGTTCCGGACGAGGTGCTGGACAAGCTCGACGTCCACACCGTCACCGATGTCCGCCAGGTCCTGGAGCTGGCGCTGTCGCCCGCCACGAGCGGCGTGGCGCCGGAGGTTCCGGTCGCGGCGTGA
- a CDS encoding roadblock/LC7 domain-containing protein, whose product MTAPSTFGLSSEARNLHWLLTNLVEEVPGILSVAVVSSDGLLLLSSDPGRNEAARSTREGRATGPRGSSSDLATVVSGIGSLTIGAAKLLEFGPVKHTMVAMDEGSLFVMSISDGSLLGVHGSADCDMSVVAYHMALFVGRAGHVLTPELRSELRKSLESEPTGSTR is encoded by the coding sequence TTGACCGCGCCCAGTACGTTTGGACTGAGCAGTGAGGCCCGCAATCTCCACTGGCTGCTGACGAACCTCGTCGAGGAGGTGCCCGGCATCCTCTCCGTCGCGGTGGTCTCCTCCGACGGACTGCTGCTGCTCTCCTCCGACCCTGGGCGCAACGAGGCCGCCCGGTCCACGCGGGAGGGCCGAGCGACCGGACCGCGCGGCTCCTCCTCCGATCTGGCCACCGTCGTCTCCGGCATCGGCAGTCTCACCATCGGCGCCGCCAAGCTGCTGGAGTTCGGCCCGGTGAAGCACACCATGGTCGCCATGGACGAGGGCAGCCTGTTCGTGATGTCGATCAGCGACGGCTCGCTGCTCGGGGTGCACGGCTCCGCGGACTGCGACATGAGCGTCGTGGCGTACCACATGGCGCTGTTCGTGGGCCGCGCCGGCCATGTCCTGACGCCCGAACTCCGCAGCGAGCTGCGTAAATCCCTGGAGTCCGAACCGACGGGGAGTACCCGATGA
- a CDS encoding GNAT family N-acetyltransferase, giving the protein MDGVVRDWVDGWVLSCGAAPPVAEPWGWTVDVGLAEHVTRQVLGGVDDAVEEDTVRKVAGSVTGAGVRLKVFADPARVGGLLGPGWWVDPEPGCLMTRPLGPADDEPDLPAGYRLRTWARGGVTRVLIAAPDGSWAARGQVAPTGATAVVNRIETSPDHRRKGLGSRVVRHLQRAAAEQGAETGIPAGTPTGRALYESLGWTVRAPLTSAKFTGLPGPGTRGA; this is encoded by the coding sequence GTGGACGGAGTGGTGAGGGACTGGGTGGACGGCTGGGTCCTGTCGTGCGGGGCGGCTCCGCCCGTGGCCGAACCCTGGGGGTGGACGGTGGACGTGGGGCTGGCCGAACACGTCACCCGGCAGGTCCTGGGCGGGGTGGACGACGCCGTGGAGGAGGACACCGTCCGGAAGGTGGCGGGCTCGGTGACGGGAGCGGGGGTCCGGCTGAAGGTCTTCGCCGACCCGGCCCGCGTCGGGGGCCTGCTCGGCCCCGGCTGGTGGGTCGATCCCGAACCCGGCTGCCTGATGACCCGGCCGCTCGGTCCGGCCGACGACGAGCCGGACCTGCCCGCCGGCTACCGGCTGCGCACCTGGGCGCGCGGCGGCGTGACGCGCGTGCTGATCGCCGCGCCGGACGGCTCCTGGGCGGCGCGCGGCCAGGTCGCGCCGACCGGCGCCACGGCGGTCGTCAACCGGATCGAGACGTCCCCGGACCACCGCCGCAAGGGGCTCGGCAGCCGTGTCGTGCGGCACCTTCAGCGCGCGGCGGCGGAGCAGGGCGCGGAGACCGGCATCCCGGCGGGGACGCCGACGGGGCGTGCGCTGTACGAGTCGCTGGGGTGGACGGTGCGGGCCCCGCTCACCAGCGCGAAGTTCACGGGCCTGCCCGGACCCGGCACGCGGGGCGCCTGA
- a CDS encoding response regulator transcription factor: protein MEQTHTSHNGTAQATPGAQRRVLVVEDDPTIVDAIAARLRAEGFLVQTATDGPAAVDTAEAWQPDLLILDIMLPGFDGLEVCRRVQAQRPVPVLMLTARDDETDMLVGLGVGADDYMTKPFSMRELAARVHVLLRRVERAALAAATPRSGILRLGELEIDHAQRRVRVRSEDVHLTPTEFDLLVCLANTPRAVLSREQLLAEVWDWADASGTRTVDSHIKALRRKIGAERIRTVHGVGYALETPTP, encoded by the coding sequence ATGGAGCAGACACACACCTCCCACAACGGCACGGCGCAGGCCACCCCGGGCGCGCAGCGCCGGGTTCTGGTGGTCGAGGACGACCCGACGATCGTCGACGCCATCGCGGCCCGTCTGCGCGCCGAGGGATTTCTCGTGCAGACGGCCACCGACGGTCCGGCCGCCGTCGACACCGCCGAGGCCTGGCAGCCCGACCTGCTGATCCTCGACATCATGCTGCCGGGCTTCGACGGCCTGGAGGTCTGCCGCCGTGTGCAGGCCCAGCGCCCCGTGCCGGTACTGATGCTCACCGCGCGCGACGACGAGACGGACATGCTGGTCGGTCTCGGCGTCGGCGCCGACGACTACATGACGAAGCCTTTCTCCATGCGTGAGCTGGCCGCGCGCGTGCACGTGCTGCTGCGCCGGGTGGAGCGGGCGGCGCTGGCCGCCGCGACGCCGCGCAGCGGCATCCTGCGGCTCGGCGAGCTGGAGATCGACCACGCGCAGCGCCGGGTGCGGGTGCGCAGTGAGGACGTCCATCTCACCCCCACCGAGTTCGACCTGCTGGTGTGTCTGGCGAACACCCCGCGCGCGGTGCTCTCCCGTGAGCAGCTGCTGGCCGAGGTGTGGGACTGGGCGGACGCCTCCGGCACCCGGACCGTCGACAGCCACATCAAGGCGCTGCGCCGGAAGATCGGCGCCGAGCGGATCCGCACGGTGCACGGCGTGGGCTACGCGCTGGAGACGCCGACGCCATGA
- a CDS encoding sensor histidine kinase, with product MSEGRPAARRSPGEPWGGVRPFSIKTKLGALVVISVLITTGLMMIAMRTETELRFITVFSMIATLLITQFVAHSLTAPLDEMNAVARSISHGDYTRRVRENRWDELGDLAVTINRMADDLEAQDSQRKELVANVSHELRTPIAGLRAVLENIVDGVTEADPETMRTALRQTERLGRLVETLLDLSRLDNGVVPLKQRRFEVWPYLSGVLKEANMVASARAGIASGSGSHTRTDVHLHLDVSPPELTAHADPERIHQVVANLIDNAVKHSPPHGRVTVKARRGALPESLELEVLDEGPGIPRSEWHRVFERFNRGAVSRPHGPGSDGGTGLGLAIARWAVDLHGGRIGVAESERGCRILITLPGLPSVPS from the coding sequence ATGAGCGAGGGGCGGCCGGCCGCACGGAGGAGCCCCGGGGAGCCCTGGGGCGGCGTACGCCCGTTCTCGATCAAGACGAAGCTCGGCGCACTGGTCGTCATCTCGGTGCTGATCACCACTGGTCTGATGATGATCGCCATGCGCACCGAGACCGAGCTGCGCTTCATCACGGTGTTCTCCATGATCGCCACCCTGCTGATCACGCAGTTCGTGGCGCATTCGCTCACCGCGCCGCTGGACGAGATGAACGCGGTGGCGCGCTCCATCTCGCACGGCGACTACACACGCCGGGTGCGGGAGAACCGCTGGGACGAGCTGGGCGACCTGGCCGTCACCATCAACCGCATGGCCGACGACCTGGAGGCCCAGGACAGCCAGCGCAAGGAACTGGTCGCCAACGTCTCGCACGAGCTGCGCACCCCGATCGCGGGCCTGCGCGCGGTGCTGGAGAACATCGTGGACGGCGTCACCGAGGCCGACCCGGAGACCATGCGCACGGCGCTGAGGCAGACCGAGCGGCTCGGGCGGCTGGTCGAGACGCTGCTGGACCTGTCCCGCCTGGACAACGGCGTCGTACCGCTGAAGCAGCGGCGGTTCGAGGTGTGGCCGTATCTGTCCGGGGTGCTCAAGGAGGCCAACATGGTCGCCTCCGCACGCGCGGGCATCGCCTCCGGCTCCGGCAGCCACACCCGTACGGACGTCCATCTGCACCTCGACGTCTCCCCGCCGGAGCTGACCGCCCACGCCGATCCGGAGCGGATCCACCAGGTCGTCGCCAACCTGATCGACAACGCGGTCAAGCACAGCCCGCCGCACGGCCGCGTGACGGTGAAGGCGCGGCGCGGGGCGCTGCCGGAGTCGCTGGAGCTGGAGGTGCTGGACGAGGGTCCGGGCATTCCGCGCTCGGAGTGGCACCGGGTCTTCGAGCGGTTCAACCGGGGTGCGGTCAGCCGCCCCCACGGCCCCGGCAGCGACGGGGGCACCGGTCTCGGGCTGGCGATCGCCCGCTGGGCGGTGGATCTGCACGGCGGCAGGATCGGGGTGGCCGAATCCGAGCGGGGGTGCCGGATTCTCATCACTCTTCCGGGCCTGCCATCTGTGCCAAGTTGA
- a CDS encoding MarR family winged helix-turn-helix transcriptional regulator, whose product MHEGGNDGSQRGEADASRPGAEQEFLALERELTVFLRRARANQGEMARAVHPDLESAAYGLLVRLDECGRQRATDLAAYIGVGKATMSRQLRALEDLGLVAREPDPADGRAWLVHLTDEGRTRVQRVREARRARYVSKLAHWDRDEVAELARLLHRLNSGMEK is encoded by the coding sequence GTGCACGAGGGCGGAAACGACGGCAGTCAGCGAGGCGAAGCGGACGCGTCGCGACCCGGTGCGGAACAGGAGTTCCTGGCGCTGGAACGCGAGTTGACGGTGTTCCTGCGGCGGGCCCGTGCGAACCAGGGCGAGATGGCCCGCGCGGTCCACCCGGACCTGGAGTCGGCGGCGTACGGGCTGCTCGTCCGTCTGGACGAGTGCGGCCGGCAGCGGGCCACCGACCTCGCCGCCTACATCGGTGTCGGCAAGGCCACGATGTCGCGTCAGCTGCGCGCCCTGGAGGACCTGGGGCTGGTGGCCCGGGAACCGGATCCGGCGGACGGCCGCGCCTGGCTGGTGCACCTGACCGACGAGGGGCGCACCCGGGTGCAGCGGGTCCGGGAGGCCCGTCGCGCCCGGTACGTCAGCAAGCTCGCCCACTGGGACCGCGACGAGGTGGCGGAGCTGGCCCGGCTGCTGCACCGGCTGAACTCCGGGATGGAGAAGTAG